The Streptomyces sp. HSG2 genome has a segment encoding these proteins:
- the pstB gene encoding phosphate ABC transporter ATP-binding protein PstB, with protein MAKRIDVSGLNAYYGSFLAIEDISMTVEPRSVTAFIGPSGCGKSTFLRTLNRMHEVTPGGRVEGKVMLDDENLYGAGVDPVAVRREVGMVFQRPNPFPTMSVYDNVAAGLRLNGKYRKSQLDEIVERSLRGANLWNEVKDRLNKPGSGLSGGQQQRLCIARAIAVEPDVLLMDEPCSALDPISTLAIEDLIGELKERFTIVIVTHNMQQAARVSDRTAFFNLAAVGQPGKLIEIDETERIFSNPSVQATEDYISGRFG; from the coding sequence ATGGCCAAACGCATCGATGTCAGCGGCCTCAACGCCTACTACGGCTCCTTCCTGGCCATCGAGGACATCTCGATGACCGTGGAGCCCCGCTCCGTGACCGCCTTCATCGGCCCTTCCGGCTGCGGCAAGTCCACCTTCCTGCGCACCCTCAACCGGATGCACGAGGTCACCCCGGGCGGGCGTGTCGAGGGCAAGGTCATGCTGGACGACGAGAACCTCTACGGCGCCGGCGTCGACCCGGTCGCGGTGCGGCGCGAGGTCGGCATGGTCTTCCAGCGCCCGAACCCCTTCCCCACCATGTCCGTCTACGACAACGTGGCGGCGGGTCTCAGGCTCAACGGCAAGTACCGCAAGTCCCAGCTGGACGAGATCGTCGAGCGGTCGCTGCGCGGCGCCAACCTGTGGAACGAGGTCAAGGACCGGCTGAACAAGCCCGGCTCGGGTCTGTCCGGCGGGCAGCAGCAGCGACTGTGCATCGCCCGCGCCATCGCCGTCGAGCCCGACGTGCTGTTGATGGACGAGCCCTGCTCCGCCCTGGACCCGATCTCCACCCTCGCCATCGAGGACCTGATCGGCGAACTGAAGGAACGGTTCACGATCGTCATCGTCACCCACAACATGCAGCAGGCCGCGCGCGTGTCGGACCGGACCGCCTTCTTCAACCTGGCGGCGGTCGGACAGCCGGGCAAGCTGATCGAGATCGACGAGACGGAACGGATCTTCTCCAACCCGTCGGTCCAGGCCACGGAGGACTACATCTCCGGGCGCTTCGGCTGA
- a CDS encoding NUDIX hydrolase: MWRRSATSGAPELCLVHRPRYDDWSHPKGKLERGEDPLSGALREVREETGWTAVPGAELPSASYAVGGRPKHVRYWAAEAVGGEFAPSREVDRVLWLPPEEARTRLTRAEDRALVDALLAALGLA; encoded by the coding sequence CTGTGGCGCCGTTCCGCGACGTCCGGCGCGCCGGAGCTCTGCCTGGTGCACCGACCCCGGTACGACGACTGGTCCCACCCGAAGGGCAAGCTCGAACGGGGCGAGGATCCGCTCTCGGGCGCCCTGCGCGAGGTGCGCGAGGAGACCGGGTGGACCGCGGTGCCGGGCGCCGAGCTGCCGTCCGCGTCGTACGCGGTGGGCGGGCGCCCCAAGCACGTCCGCTATTGGGCGGCGGAGGCCGTCGGGGGGGAGTTCGCGCCCTCGCGCGAGGTGGACCGGGTGCTCTGGCTGCCTCCGGAGGAGGCCAGGACAAGGCTCACCCGGGCGGAGGATCGTGCCCTGGTCGACGCGCTGCTCGCCGCCCTGGGTCTGGCATAG
- the pstA gene encoding phosphate ABC transporter permease PstA, producing the protein MSHSSLTDKRPGSLRGATLPKWFPWAVAAGSVALGLGVSAAAGLRSDVQWALIAAVLFVVGSYAVSARVEGARQAKDRTATSLVWVAFVMAVIPLASLIWETVKRGVKVLDVYFLTHSMGVVADTEPGGGIYHAILGTLEQVGLATVMSVPVGVLTAVYLVEYGRGRLAKAITFFVDVMTGIPSIVAGLFVLSVWILMMGMGPSGFAGSLALTILMIPVVVRSTEEMLKLVPNELREASLALGVPKWRTILKVVLPTSIGGITTGVMLAIARITGETAPVLLLVWVTNFINANPFQDPQASLPMYIYLQYANSGGSGAAYDRAWAAALTLIVFIMILNLAARAIARWKAPKTGR; encoded by the coding sequence ATGAGCCACTCATCCCTCACCGACAAGCGCCCCGGATCACTGCGCGGGGCCACCCTGCCCAAGTGGTTCCCCTGGGCCGTCGCCGCCGGTTCCGTCGCCCTCGGCCTGGGCGTCAGCGCCGCCGCCGGCCTCCGCAGCGACGTGCAGTGGGCGCTGATCGCGGCCGTGCTGTTCGTCGTCGGCTCCTACGCCGTCTCGGCGCGCGTCGAGGGGGCCCGCCAGGCCAAGGACCGCACGGCCACCAGCCTGGTCTGGGTGGCCTTCGTGATGGCCGTCATCCCGCTCGCCTCCCTGATCTGGGAGACGGTCAAGCGCGGCGTGAAGGTCCTCGACGTCTATTTCCTCACCCACTCCATGGGCGTCGTCGCCGACACCGAGCCCGGCGGCGGCATCTACCACGCCATCCTCGGCACCCTGGAGCAGGTCGGTCTCGCCACGGTGATGTCCGTGCCGGTCGGCGTGCTGACGGCCGTCTACCTCGTCGAGTACGGGCGCGGCAGGCTGGCCAAGGCCATCACCTTCTTCGTCGACGTGATGACCGGCATCCCGTCGATCGTCGCCGGTCTGTTCGTCCTCAGCGTCTGGATCCTGATGATGGGCATGGGCCCCTCCGGCTTCGCCGGCTCCCTCGCCCTGACGATCCTGATGATCCCGGTGGTGGTCCGCTCCACCGAGGAGATGCTCAAGCTCGTCCCGAACGAACTGCGCGAGGCGTCCCTGGCGCTGGGCGTCCCCAAGTGGCGCACCATCCTGAAGGTGGTCCTGCCGACCTCCATCGGGGGCATCACCACGGGCGTGATGCTGGCCATCGCCCGCATCACCGGCGAGACCGCCCCGGTGCTGCTGCTGGTCTGGGTCACCAACTTCATCAACGCCAACCCGTTCCAGGACCCGCAGGCGTCACTGCCGATGTACATCTATCTGCAGTACGCCAACAGCGGCGGGTCCGGCGCGGCCTACGACCGGGCCTGGGCGGCGGCGCTGACGCTCATCGTGTTCATCATGATCCTCAACCTGGCGGCACGTGCCATCGCCCGCTGGAAGGCTCCCAAGACCGGTCGCTGA
- a CDS encoding DUF47 family protein encodes MRFRLTPRETSFYDMFAASADNIVTGSKLLMELLGADASARGEIAERMRAAEHAGDDATHAIFHQLNSSFITPFDREDIYALASSLDDIMDFMEEAVDLVVLYNIERLPKGVEQQIEVLARAAVLTAEAMPHLRTMDNLTEYWIEVNRLENQADQIHRKLLAHLFNGKFDAIEVLKLKQIVDVLEEAADAFEHVANTVETIAVKES; translated from the coding sequence GTGCGCTTTCGTCTGACCCCCAGGGAGACGAGCTTCTACGACATGTTCGCGGCGTCCGCGGACAACATCGTCACGGGCTCGAAGCTTCTGATGGAACTGCTCGGCGCGGACGCCTCCGCCCGAGGCGAGATCGCGGAGCGGATGCGGGCCGCGGAGCACGCGGGCGACGACGCCACCCACGCGATCTTCCACCAGCTGAACTCCTCCTTCATCACGCCGTTCGACCGGGAGGACATCTACGCGCTGGCCTCCTCGCTCGACGACATCATGGACTTCATGGAGGAGGCCGTCGACCTGGTCGTCCTCTACAACATCGAGCGGCTTCCCAAGGGGGTCGAGCAGCAGATCGAGGTGCTCGCCCGGGCTGCGGTGCTCACGGCGGAGGCCATGCCGCACCTTCGCACGATGGACAACCTCACCGAGTACTGGATCGAGGTCAACCGGCTGGAGAACCAGGCCGACCAGATCCACCGCAAGCTGCTCGCCCACCTCTTCAACGGCAAGTTCGACGCCATCGAGGTACTCAAGCTCAAGCAGATCGTCGACGTCCTCGAAGAGGCCGCCGACGCCTTCGAGCACGTGGCGAACACGGTGGAGACCATCGCGGTCAAGGAGTCCTGA
- the pstS gene encoding phosphate ABC transporter substrate-binding protein PstS produces the protein MKLQRKNRRALALGALAVSGALALTACGSDETGGAAAEGSSSSAPSGNIDCGDAKGQLQASGSSAQKNAIDAWVKQYSAACKDVQVNYNPTGSGAGITAFLQGQTAFAGSDSALDSEEIGQSAKVCSDGQGIDLPMVGGPIAVGYNVPGVENLVLDAPTLAKIFDSGIDNWNDEAIAELNPDAELPDLKIQAFHRSDESGTTDNFTTYLQAAAPDDWSYEPSKSWEAEGGQSAQGSSGVAQQVKQTAGAISYMELSYAKDDMSTVSIKTEAAEPVAATVENATAAIGAAKIVGQGQDLALELDYTPSAEGAYPIVLVTYEIVCDKGNKADSLPAMKSFLGYAASEDGQALLAEAGYAPMPEEIITKVRDTLSNLS, from the coding sequence GTGAAGCTTCAGCGCAAGAACCGGCGTGCCCTCGCTCTCGGCGCCCTCGCCGTCTCCGGCGCCCTGGCCCTCACAGCGTGCGGCTCCGACGAGACCGGCGGCGCCGCCGCCGAAGGGTCGTCCTCCTCCGCGCCGTCCGGGAACATCGACTGCGGGGACGCCAAGGGCCAGTTGCAGGCTTCGGGCTCCTCCGCGCAGAAGAACGCCATCGACGCGTGGGTCAAGCAGTACTCGGCCGCGTGCAAGGACGTCCAGGTCAACTACAACCCGACCGGCTCGGGGGCGGGCATCACCGCCTTCCTCCAGGGGCAGACCGCGTTCGCCGGTTCGGACTCCGCGCTGGACTCCGAGGAGATCGGGCAGTCCGCGAAGGTGTGCTCCGACGGCCAGGGGATCGACCTGCCGATGGTCGGCGGTCCGATCGCCGTCGGCTACAACGTCCCGGGCGTCGAGAACCTGGTCCTGGACGCGCCGACCCTCGCCAAGATCTTCGACAGCGGCATCGACAACTGGAACGACGAGGCCATCGCCGAGTTGAACCCGGACGCCGAGCTGCCGGACCTGAAGATCCAGGCGTTCCACCGCTCGGACGAGTCCGGCACGACGGACAACTTCACCACCTACCTCCAGGCCGCCGCCCCCGACGACTGGTCCTACGAGCCGAGCAAGTCCTGGGAGGCCGAGGGCGGCCAGTCCGCCCAGGGTTCCTCCGGCGTCGCCCAGCAGGTGAAGCAGACGGCGGGCGCCATCTCCTACATGGAGCTGTCCTACGCCAAGGACGACATGAGCACCGTCTCCATCAAGACCGAGGCCGCCGAGCCGGTCGCGGCCACCGTGGAGAACGCGACCGCCGCCATCGGCGCCGCCAAGATCGTCGGCCAGGGCCAGGATCTCGCCCTGGAGCTGGATTACACCCCGTCGGCCGAAGGCGCCTACCCGATCGTCCTGGTCACCTACGAGATCGTGTGCGACAAGGGCAACAAGGCGGACAGCCTGCCCGCCATGAAGTCCTTCCTCGGGTACGCCGCCTCGGAGGACGGCCAGGCCCTGCTGGCCGAGGCGGGCTACGCCCCCATGCCCGAGGAGATCATCACCAAGGTCCGGGACACCCTCTCGAACCTGAGCTGA
- a CDS encoding CHAD domain-containing protein → MAKQHHEDEADASAGPVPVDALVDYLRAQATEFLRALRRHREASPGTPGGGRSDAGVGPALDLRRAARRISGSLHTFQPLLDQDWAERLRPELAWVSGTLAAEHAHARQSDRLLQALHRLSDAPPPSPVGGPPTPGSPRPPAPRAADRPASGATTPTLGPIAGAGSTVIATRAPGRTGADRGSQAVGAAKAGALLERRLTTARNRAHSTTLRALGSARFHALADQVAVLAGEVPLAGDRAPAAGPAGRRLAPGRPGAGPTRSGGHRTSPAGPTDLRPRAAAAEGRLGDAVAALPLVTAGRPYNATALAHGLSPNPAPHSQDAPWHQVRLLLRLHRYALEVLHGEAALDDARLAAAGRALDRHRDAAEAAAAAAQAARTPRIAPATAYALGVLHADQRHEVEAARYAFHDCWRHETVGSG, encoded by the coding sequence GTGGCAAAGCAGCACCATGAGGACGAAGCGGACGCGTCCGCCGGGCCCGTGCCCGTCGACGCCCTCGTCGACTACCTGAGAGCCCAGGCCACAGAGTTCCTCCGGGCCCTGCGCCGACACCGTGAGGCGAGCCCGGGCACCCCCGGCGGCGGCCGGTCCGACGCCGGCGTCGGACCGGCCCTCGACCTGCGACGCGCGGCCCGCCGGATCAGCGGCAGCCTGCACACCTTCCAACCGCTGCTGGACCAGGACTGGGCGGAGCGGCTCCGACCGGAGCTGGCCTGGGTCTCGGGAACCCTCGCCGCCGAGCACGCCCACGCGCGTCAGTCGGACCGCCTGCTCCAGGCCCTCCACCGACTGTCCGACGCGCCGCCGCCCTCCCCCGTCGGCGGCCCGCCGACGCCGGGCTCGCCCCGGCCTCCGGCCCCACGCGCGGCGGACCGTCCCGCGTCGGGAGCCACCACCCCGACCCTCGGACCGATCGCCGGCGCCGGCTCAACCGTGATCGCCACCCGCGCCCCGGGGCGAACCGGAGCGGATCGCGGCAGCCAGGCCGTCGGCGCGGCGAAGGCGGGGGCGCTGCTCGAACGGCGACTGACCACGGCCCGCAACCGCGCCCACTCCACCACCCTGCGGGCGCTCGGCTCCGCGCGGTTCCACGCCCTCGCCGACCAAGTGGCCGTCCTGGCCGGCGAGGTGCCACTGGCCGGGGACCGAGCGCCGGCGGCCGGGCCGGCCGGGCGGCGACTCGCGCCCGGCCGCCCGGGCGCAGGGCCCACCCGGTCCGGCGGGCACCGGACATCGCCGGCCGGACCGACCGACCTCCGTCCGCGAGCCGCGGCGGCGGAGGGCCGACTGGGTGACGCGGTCGCCGCCCTCCCCCTGGTCACCGCGGGCAGGCCCTACAACGCGACCGCCCTGGCCCACGGCCTGTCGCCGAACCCGGCCCCGCACTCGCAGGACGCGCCCTGGCACCAGGTCCGACTCCTGCTGCGCCTCCACCGCTACGCCCTCGAGGTCCTCCACGGCGAGGCGGCCCTCGACGACGCCCGGTTGGCGGCGGCGGGACGGGCGCTGGACCGGCACCGCGACGCGGCCGAGGCCGCCGCCGCGGCGGCCCAGGCGGCCCGCACCCCCCGCATCGCCCCGGCGACCGCCTACGCCCTCGGTGTGCTCCACGCCGACCAGCGGCATGAGGTGGAGGCGGCGAGGTACGCGTTTCACGACTGCTGGCGACATGAGACCGTCGGCAGCGGATAG
- a CDS encoding inorganic phosphate transporter translates to MDTFALVVTIGVALFFTYTNGFHDSANAIATSVSTRALTPRVALLMAAVMNLAGAFLGSGVARTVSEGLIETPRGSTGMGILFAALVGAIVWNLITWYFGLPSSSSHALFGGMVGAALAGGTAVYWSGVIDKIIIPMVVSPLVGLAAGYGVMTAILWAFRRANPHKAKRGFRIAQTVSAAAMALGHGLQDAQKTMGVVVMALVIADVQNQGDPIPVWVKVACAVMLSAGTYAGGWRIMRTLGRKIIELEPPQGFAAESTGATIMFGSAFLFHAPISTTHVITSSIMGAGATKRVNAVRWGVARNIVVGWFITMPAAAVVAALAFGLVNLLAL, encoded by the coding sequence ATGGACACCTTCGCGCTGGTCGTGACCATCGGGGTCGCGCTCTTCTTCACCTACACCAACGGCTTCCACGACTCCGCCAACGCCATCGCCACCTCGGTCTCGACGCGGGCGCTCACGCCGCGGGTGGCGTTGCTGATGGCGGCGGTGATGAACCTCGCGGGCGCCTTCCTCGGTTCCGGGGTGGCCCGCACGGTCAGCGAGGGGCTGATCGAGACGCCCCGGGGCTCCACCGGCATGGGCATCCTCTTCGCCGCCCTGGTGGGCGCGATCGTGTGGAATCTGATCACCTGGTACTTCGGGCTGCCCTCGTCGTCCTCGCACGCGCTGTTCGGAGGCATGGTGGGTGCCGCGCTGGCCGGCGGCACGGCGGTGTACTGGAGCGGCGTGATCGACAAGATCATCATCCCGATGGTGGTGTCCCCGCTGGTCGGGCTGGCCGCCGGCTACGGCGTGATGACGGCCATCCTGTGGGCGTTCCGGCGGGCCAACCCTCACAAGGCCAAGCGCGGTTTCCGGATAGCGCAGACGGTCTCCGCCGCCGCCATGGCGCTCGGTCACGGCCTTCAGGACGCGCAGAAGACGATGGGCGTCGTGGTGATGGCGCTGGTCATCGCCGACGTCCAGAACCAGGGGGACCCGATCCCGGTGTGGGTGAAGGTCGCCTGCGCGGTCATGTTGTCCGCCGGTACCTACGCCGGCGGGTGGCGGATCATGCGCACGCTCGGGCGGAAGATCATCGAGTTGGAGCCGCCGCAGGGGTTCGCCGCGGAGAGCACGGGTGCCACGATCATGTTCGGGTCGGCGTTCCTCTTCCACGCGCCGATCTCCACCACCCACGTGATCACGTCCTCGATCATGGGCGCGGGCGCCACCAAGCGGGTGAACGCGGTCCGCTGGGGGGTCGCCCGGAACATCGTCGTCGGGTGGTTCATCACGATGCCGGCCGCCGCGGTGGTCGCCGCCCTGGCCTTCGGGCTGGTGAACCTGCTGGCTCTCTGA
- the pstC gene encoding phosphate ABC transporter permease subunit PstC, which translates to MDISTQTSHDRQTGRPPASGGGRGTRGATRPGDRVFLGLSRGSGILVLVIMAAIAAFLTYRSVLALGDNEANFFTSFAWNPSGEPPEFGIAVLAFGTVVSSIIAMAIAVPIAVGIALFITHYAPRRLGGPIAYVVDLLAAVPSIVYGLWGALVLVPHLDGLYGWLDDYLGWTGVLEWNGGAPRSLFTVGILLAIMILPIITNVSREVFRQVPQTHEEAALALGATRWEVIRMSVLPFGRSGVISASMLGLGRALGETMAVAMVLSPSFDINASLLDPGGGTFAQNIASKFNEATVTGRDALIASGLVLFVITLLVNGAARMIIARRKEYSGANA; encoded by the coding sequence ATGGACATATCGACACAGACTTCCCACGATCGCCAGACCGGCCGACCACCGGCGTCCGGAGGTGGGCGCGGCACGCGTGGCGCCACCCGCCCCGGCGACCGCGTGTTCCTCGGGCTCTCCCGCGGGTCCGGCATCCTGGTACTGGTGATCATGGCCGCCATCGCGGCCTTCCTGACCTATCGCAGCGTGCTCGCCCTCGGCGACAACGAGGCGAACTTCTTCACCAGCTTCGCGTGGAACCCCAGTGGCGAACCCCCCGAGTTCGGCATCGCGGTGCTGGCGTTCGGCACGGTGGTCTCCTCGATCATCGCCATGGCCATCGCCGTCCCGATCGCCGTCGGCATCGCCCTGTTCATCACCCACTACGCCCCGCGCAGGCTCGGCGGTCCCATCGCCTACGTCGTCGACCTGCTCGCCGCGGTGCCCTCCATCGTCTACGGCCTGTGGGGCGCCCTCGTCCTGGTGCCGCACCTGGACGGCCTCTACGGCTGGCTCGACGACTACCTCGGCTGGACCGGCGTCCTGGAGTGGAACGGCGGAGCCCCGCGCTCGCTGTTCACCGTCGGCATCCTGCTGGCGATCATGATCCTGCCGATCATCACCAACGTGAGCCGTGAGGTGTTCCGGCAGGTCCCGCAGACCCACGAGGAGGCGGCCCTGGCTCTCGGCGCCACGCGCTGGGAGGTCATCCGCATGTCGGTGCTGCCGTTCGGCCGCTCCGGCGTCATCTCCGCCTCCATGCTCGGTCTGGGCCGCGCGCTGGGCGAGACGATGGCGGTGGCCATGGTGCTCTCCCCGAGCTTCGACATCAACGCCAGTCTGCTCGACCCGGGCGGGGGCACCTTCGCCCAGAACATCGCCAGCAAGTTCAACGAGGCCACCGTCACGGGCCGGGACGCCCTGATCGCCTCCGGCCTGGTCCTCTTCGTCATCACCCTGCTGGTCAACGGCGCGGCCCGCATGATCATCGCCCGCCGCAAGGAGTACTCGGGGGCCAACGCATGA